From a single Microbacterium murale genomic region:
- a CDS encoding aldehyde dehydrogenase family protein, whose protein sequence is MTSATAVTPATGLDEADRERLNAAIEDLGEGARTWSALSVGQRATLLRAVRTGVAASAEEWAHTAAVSKGLNGGHPLRGEEWLSGPYSTLGALDAYIETLSRLAEGRNPLEDIRIDRAPGGRTRVHAFPLTGIDKVLLSGFTGEVWLEPGVTPRAARAGAGLAQRTPGESGGVGLVLGAGNVTSIPVLDVLYELLAHNRTALLKVNPTQDALVSVFEHAFAPLIEPGFLRIVSGGGDVGTYLTAHPELAHVHITGSAATFDAITWGTGAAGKRRRRENRPQLKKPITAELGGVSPIIVVPGEWTDADLTFQAEHIATMRLQNCGHNCIAGQVVIMSSEWAQADAFRAALRRAYANAPERPTWYPGSEDRMQRAGDDYPNALVLGDRLLVEISEGEDATALQNTEYFAPVLGVVEVGGTGQDFLDAAVAHANHELQGTLGANLLIDPATQKALGTGFEKAIAKLRYGSIAINAWTAVGFITPTLTWGAFPGNTLADVGSGIGVVHNALLLDRVERSVLRGPFRPFPRSLPGANGGGRFTILPKPPWFVTAATGAVVSEGLTRFRADGGALGLVKTLLRALRA, encoded by the coding sequence ATGACGTCAGCAACCGCCGTGACCCCCGCTACCGGACTCGACGAGGCCGACCGCGAGCGGCTGAATGCCGCGATCGAAGACCTCGGCGAAGGAGCACGCACCTGGTCGGCACTCAGCGTCGGGCAGCGGGCGACACTGCTGCGCGCGGTCCGCACCGGCGTCGCCGCATCGGCCGAGGAATGGGCGCATACGGCGGCGGTGTCGAAGGGCCTGAACGGCGGTCATCCGCTGCGCGGCGAGGAGTGGCTTTCGGGTCCGTACAGCACCCTCGGCGCGCTCGACGCGTACATCGAGACGCTGTCGAGGCTCGCCGAGGGTCGCAATCCGCTGGAGGACATCCGCATCGACCGTGCGCCCGGTGGACGAACCCGCGTGCACGCCTTCCCGCTGACGGGCATCGACAAGGTGCTGCTGTCCGGCTTCACGGGCGAGGTCTGGCTCGAGCCGGGCGTCACACCGCGGGCTGCGCGCGCGGGTGCGGGGCTTGCTCAGCGCACGCCGGGAGAGTCCGGCGGGGTTGGACTCGTGCTCGGTGCGGGAAACGTCACGTCGATCCCGGTGCTCGACGTGCTCTACGAGCTGCTCGCTCACAACCGCACGGCACTGCTGAAGGTGAATCCGACGCAGGATGCGCTCGTGTCGGTCTTCGAGCACGCATTCGCACCTCTGATCGAACCGGGATTCCTCCGCATCGTCAGCGGGGGCGGTGACGTCGGCACGTACCTCACCGCGCACCCGGAGCTCGCGCACGTGCACATCACTGGGTCGGCGGCGACGTTCGATGCGATCACGTGGGGCACAGGGGCTGCGGGGAAGAGGCGGCGGCGAGAGAACCGTCCGCAGCTGAAGAAGCCGATCACCGCAGAGCTCGGCGGCGTCTCGCCGATCATCGTCGTGCCGGGTGAATGGACCGACGCAGACCTCACCTTCCAGGCAGAGCACATCGCGACGATGCGGCTGCAGAACTGCGGTCACAACTGCATCGCCGGTCAAGTCGTGATCATGTCATCGGAATGGGCGCAGGCCGATGCGTTCCGCGCCGCGCTGCGTCGTGCCTATGCCAATGCTCCTGAGCGGCCGACCTGGTATCCCGGGTCGGAGGATCGCATGCAGCGCGCCGGTGACGACTATCCGAACGCCCTCGTGCTCGGAGACCGGCTCCTCGTCGAGATCAGCGAGGGCGAGGATGCGACGGCATTGCAGAACACCGAGTACTTCGCACCAGTGCTCGGCGTGGTCGAGGTCGGCGGAACGGGGCAGGATTTCCTGGACGCGGCCGTGGCGCATGCGAACCACGAGCTGCAGGGCACGCTCGGCGCGAACCTGCTGATCGATCCCGCCACGCAGAAGGCGCTGGGCACCGGGTTCGAAAAGGCGATCGCGAAACTGCGCTACGGCTCGATCGCGATCAACGCCTGGACGGCGGTCGGATTCATCACGCCGACGCTGACCTGGGGTGCATTCCCTGGGAACACACTCGCGGATGTCGGCAGCGGGATCGGCGTCGTGCACAATGCGCTACTGCTCGACCGCGTCGAGCGATCCGTCCTGCGCGGCCCGTTCCGGCCGTTCCCTCGGTCGCTGCCCGGCGCGAACGGCGGTGGACGCTTCACGATCCTGCCGAAGCCGCCGTGGTTCGTGACTGCGGCCACCGGCGCGGTCGTGAGCGAGGGCCTCACGCGCTTCCGGGCAGACGGCGGAGCGCTCGGTCTTGTGAAGACGCTGCTGCGGGCACTCCGCGCCTAA
- a CDS encoding MFS transporter, with protein MSNDARPERASVRLSARTIVNYAIGSLGTGGYATLPGLVLTYFLTDNLGVAALAAGLIVTSAKVWDVVIDPLIGAASDRQLARTGSRRGFMVVGALTLPIFFALTFAVPPSWGPVASAICVLLAFLGTATSFSLFQVPYVALPAELTRSYDERTRLLGWRVVVLTAAILLFGAGGPMLRRATGDPVTGYLLMGIVAGVAIGIGMLIASRTAAAAAAAPSATPPVPVSLRTQYLSGFRALQRSLPFRALLGTFLLQALATGTMLAGAQYVATWVLRDESAVEVLFIALVGPALIATPAWTVIANRIGKERSFLAASILFLIASATITFAVWAPGSWIYASVAVAGVAYAGLQSLPMSMLPDVISHDERATGPGQAGTFTGIWTAGETIGFALGATAVSLMLASTGYISSVAGASVVQPDAAVAGIVLSFSILPAVLMALSLVPLSRYRLRRHDIEAAPIQPA; from the coding sequence ATGAGCAACGACGCTCGACCCGAACGAGCATCCGTCCGCCTTTCCGCGCGCACGATCGTCAACTACGCGATCGGATCCCTCGGCACCGGCGGCTACGCCACCCTGCCCGGGCTCGTCCTGACGTACTTCCTCACCGACAACCTCGGAGTCGCGGCTCTCGCCGCCGGCCTCATCGTCACGTCGGCGAAGGTCTGGGATGTCGTGATCGACCCCCTGATCGGCGCGGCATCCGACCGGCAGCTCGCCCGCACCGGCTCTCGTCGCGGCTTCATGGTCGTAGGCGCCCTCACGTTGCCGATCTTCTTCGCTCTCACATTCGCCGTGCCGCCGTCGTGGGGACCGGTCGCGAGCGCGATCTGCGTGCTGCTCGCCTTCCTCGGCACCGCGACATCCTTCAGCCTGTTCCAGGTACCGTATGTCGCGCTGCCTGCCGAGCTCACCCGCAGCTACGACGAGCGCACCCGTCTGCTGGGCTGGCGGGTGGTCGTGCTCACGGCCGCGATCCTGCTGTTCGGCGCAGGCGGCCCGATGCTCCGCCGCGCGACCGGCGATCCCGTCACCGGCTACCTGCTGATGGGGATCGTCGCGGGTGTCGCCATCGGGATCGGGATGCTGATCGCCAGTCGCACTGCGGCCGCCGCGGCAGCCGCCCCCTCGGCAACACCCCCCGTGCCGGTGAGCCTGCGCACGCAATACCTCTCGGGCTTCCGCGCGCTGCAGAGGAGCCTCCCGTTCCGTGCGCTGCTCGGCACTTTCCTGCTGCAGGCTCTCGCCACCGGCACAATGCTGGCCGGCGCACAGTACGTCGCGACCTGGGTGCTGCGCGACGAGTCCGCGGTCGAAGTGCTCTTCATCGCCCTCGTCGGCCCCGCCCTCATCGCCACTCCTGCGTGGACGGTGATCGCGAATCGCATCGGCAAAGAGAGGTCCTTCCTCGCCGCCAGCATTCTGTTCCTCATCGCATCCGCGACCATCACCTTCGCGGTGTGGGCGCCAGGATCGTGGATCTACGCCTCCGTCGCTGTCGCAGGTGTCGCCTACGCCGGCCTCCAGTCGCTGCCCATGTCGATGCTGCCCGACGTCATCTCGCACGACGAGCGCGCGACAGGCCCTGGCCAGGCCGGAACGTTCACCGGCATCTGGACGGCTGGTGAAACGATCGGCTTCGCTCTCGGTGCGACTGCGGTGTCGCTCATGCTCGCCTCTACCGGGTACATCTCCAGCGTGGCCGGCGCGAGCGTCGTCCAGCCGGATGCCGCAGTCGCAGGAATCGTGCTCAGCTTCAGCATCCTCCCCGCCGTTCTGATGGCCCTCAGCCTCGTCCCGCTGTCCCGGTATCGGCTGCGCCGGCACGATATCGAGGCGGCTCCGATCCAGCCCGCATAA
- a CDS encoding glutaredoxin family protein, producing the protein MTSPASDSITLFGADWCRDCIRTKKQLDELGVEYTYVDLVAEPAAADVAKEISGRTNIPVVVYPDASHHVEPRNEDVEAKLRELALI; encoded by the coding sequence ATGACTTCTCCTGCCTCTGACTCCATCACCCTCTTCGGCGCCGACTGGTGCCGCGACTGCATTCGCACCAAGAAGCAGCTCGATGAGCTCGGTGTCGAGTACACCTACGTCGACCTCGTCGCGGAGCCCGCGGCGGCTGACGTCGCCAAGGAGATCTCCGGGCGCACGAACATTCCTGTCGTCGTCTATCCGGACGCTTCGCACCACGTCGAACCCCGCAATGAGGACGTCGAGGCGAAGCTCCGCGAACTCGCCCTGATCTGA
- a CDS encoding SIP domain-containing protein — translation MTTACEHLHEPDWEHMDGPVLIAGDVHDLSAIAEVCRRLPWNAMGTVILEAAARVQIRHVDVPEGVSVRWLMRGDGTQARARGERLGISVHAWCVEWACAEPETDWTVWLGPHTPPRVAQMARSLLGVSAPPQA, via the coding sequence GTGACCACCGCATGCGAACACCTCCACGAGCCCGACTGGGAGCACATGGACGGGCCGGTGCTGATCGCCGGCGACGTGCATGATCTTTCGGCGATCGCCGAGGTGTGCCGACGGCTGCCCTGGAACGCGATGGGTACCGTGATCCTCGAAGCCGCGGCGCGGGTGCAGATCCGCCATGTCGATGTCCCGGAGGGCGTGTCGGTGCGATGGCTCATGAGGGGGGACGGCACCCAGGCGCGCGCCCGGGGCGAGCGCCTGGGTATCTCCGTCCATGCGTGGTGCGTGGAATGGGCCTGCGCCGAGCCGGAGACGGATTGGACCGTATGGCTCGGACCGCACACGCCACCGCGGGTCGCTCAGATGGCGCGAAGCCTGCTCGGAGTCAGCGCGCCTCCGCAGGCGTGA
- a CDS encoding glycosyltransferase, whose product MGTAVTIIVPTFNERDNVAELISRVAAAVDGHDAEILFVDDSTDATAAEITRVAVDAPLPVRVIHRAQNTGGLSGAVALGLAEAAGDTCIVMDGDLQHPPELIPQLLSRFEQGDVDIVAASRYVGGGDSRGLGTAVRFGISRAATWLTKAMFPRRLARSTDPMTGFFLVDRRSLDVPGLRPQGFKILLEILARSDVRIAEVPMEFSERRNGTSKATMRQGATFVAHLARLRFGKMSLFAVIGGIGAVVNLAIMWALTTMGMPYIWAAIVGAEVTIVGNFFLQERFVFGDMRFDARGVGSRFAASFTFNNVEAALRIPVMALMVETWHISSVLATGLSLIVAFFARFLFHSLFVYAPRRGRSRVAGAASEPRPRTAPQRIISAIDAEAMRPGEL is encoded by the coding sequence GTGGGCACCGCTGTCACGATCATCGTCCCCACGTTCAACGAGCGCGACAACGTCGCCGAACTCATCTCGCGGGTCGCCGCCGCTGTGGACGGGCACGATGCCGAGATCCTCTTCGTCGATGACAGCACGGACGCCACGGCTGCTGAGATCACGCGGGTCGCAGTCGACGCGCCGCTGCCGGTGAGAGTGATCCACCGGGCGCAGAACACGGGAGGCCTCAGCGGCGCGGTCGCGCTCGGGTTGGCTGAGGCTGCAGGTGACACCTGCATCGTCATGGATGGCGACCTGCAGCATCCGCCCGAACTGATCCCCCAACTGTTGAGTCGTTTCGAGCAGGGGGATGTCGACATCGTCGCCGCATCCCGCTATGTCGGCGGCGGCGACTCTCGTGGACTCGGCACAGCAGTGCGATTCGGCATCTCACGGGCAGCGACCTGGCTCACCAAGGCGATGTTCCCGCGGCGACTGGCCCGCAGTACAGACCCGATGACCGGTTTCTTCCTCGTCGACCGACGCAGCCTGGACGTGCCGGGGCTGCGCCCGCAGGGGTTCAAGATCCTGCTCGAGATCCTGGCGCGCTCCGACGTGCGGATCGCCGAGGTGCCGATGGAGTTCTCCGAGCGCCGCAACGGCACGTCGAAGGCCACGATGCGCCAGGGTGCGACGTTCGTCGCTCACCTCGCCCGTCTGCGCTTCGGCAAGATGTCGCTGTTCGCGGTGATCGGCGGCATCGGCGCGGTCGTGAATCTCGCCATCATGTGGGCTCTCACCACGATGGGAATGCCGTACATCTGGGCAGCGATCGTCGGCGCCGAGGTCACCATCGTCGGCAACTTCTTCCTGCAGGAACGGTTCGTCTTCGGCGACATGCGCTTTGATGCTCGTGGCGTCGGCTCTCGGTTCGCCGCATCCTTCACGTTCAACAACGTCGAGGCGGCCCTGCGGATCCCGGTCATGGCGCTGATGGTCGAGACCTGGCACATCTCGAGTGTGCTGGCGACCGGGCTCTCCCTGATCGTCGCCTTCTTCGCCAGGTTCCTCTTCCACTCGTTGTTCGTCTATGCGCCGCGGCGCGGGCGGTCACGAGTCGCGGGTGCCGCTTCCGAGCCGCGACCGCGCACTGCCCCTCAGCGCATCATCTCTGCGATCGACGCGGAGGCCATGCGTCCTGGCGAGCTCTGA
- a CDS encoding low temperature requirement protein A gives MLPRDPHQPHRAASMLELFFDLVFVVAVSIASAELHHALAEGDILHGITSYAMVFFAIWWAWMNFTWFATSYDTDDWLYRVLTIVQMGGVLVLAAGVPNAFSQGDFTIAVIGYVIMRIAMIAQWLRASRHSGPIRSATRRYALGIAFAQVLWVGFLFLPAEVRVPAFVLFALVEISIPVFAEYRQQTPWHPHHITERYGLFTLIVLGESLLASANAIIEALHEAESLGPLISIAVLTLVVTASLWWIYFWPPHHRAIASFASSLRYGYTHYFVFAAAAAFSAGIEVEIDVLTSHSELGATAAALAVTVPIAVFLLGIWWIAIRDNADRVVNTVLPIGALVVLLDPLLPIPIALTAGIMIIIVVVLVLRPPVVKQDS, from the coding sequence ATGCTGCCGAGAGACCCGCATCAGCCTCACCGCGCCGCCAGCATGCTGGAGCTCTTCTTCGACCTCGTGTTCGTGGTCGCGGTCAGCATCGCCTCCGCTGAGTTGCACCATGCGCTTGCCGAAGGCGACATCCTGCACGGAATCACCAGCTATGCGATGGTCTTCTTCGCCATCTGGTGGGCGTGGATGAACTTCACCTGGTTCGCCACCTCATATGACACCGACGACTGGCTCTACCGCGTGTTGACGATCGTGCAGATGGGTGGGGTGCTGGTGCTGGCCGCCGGCGTGCCCAACGCGTTCTCACAGGGTGACTTCACGATCGCGGTGATCGGCTACGTCATCATGCGCATCGCGATGATCGCCCAGTGGCTGCGTGCGTCCCGTCACTCCGGCCCGATCCGCAGCGCCACACGACGCTACGCACTCGGGATCGCGTTCGCTCAGGTTCTCTGGGTCGGCTTCCTCTTCCTGCCCGCGGAGGTTCGCGTTCCCGCCTTCGTGCTCTTCGCGCTCGTCGAGATCTCGATCCCCGTGTTCGCCGAATACCGGCAGCAGACGCCGTGGCATCCGCATCACATCACCGAGCGCTACGGGCTGTTCACGCTGATCGTGCTCGGCGAGAGCCTGCTCGCCTCGGCCAACGCCATCATCGAAGCACTGCATGAGGCCGAATCGCTCGGTCCGCTCATCTCGATCGCCGTGCTGACTCTCGTCGTGACCGCTTCGCTGTGGTGGATCTACTTCTGGCCCCCGCACCACCGCGCGATCGCCTCGTTCGCGAGTTCGCTGCGATACGGGTACACGCACTACTTCGTGTTCGCTGCCGCTGCCGCATTCTCCGCCGGCATCGAAGTGGAGATCGACGTTCTCACCAGCCACAGCGAACTCGGCGCGACGGCAGCCGCGCTGGCGGTCACGGTGCCGATCGCCGTGTTCCTCCTCGGGATCTGGTGGATCGCGATCCGGGACAACGCCGATCGAGTCGTGAACACGGTGCTTCCGATAGGTGCGCTCGTCGTACTGCTGGACCCGCTCCTGCCCATTCCGATCGCCTTGACCGCCGGCATCATGATCATCATCGTCGTGGTCCTGGTGCTCCGTCCGCCGGTCGTGAAACAGGATTCGTAG
- a CDS encoding fatty acid desaturase family protein: MSTSTVVETTSTLGPVRQTYAGNADFPPMARAFKNVSQVVREMGLLQRTKWFYLLNAVGIAVALGGAVTGFILLGDSWFQLLIAGALGIIFTQIAFVAHEAAHRQVLTSGPANFRLARVLVGLVGMSYSWWDNKHTKHHGNPNQVGKDPDIEVDTVSFLEEDAAKSRGLIRLITRKQGWLFFPLLTLEGLNLHYLGLKYLLTKKDVKGRWIELGLITARLAAVLVPVFLMLPLGMAFAFMGVQLAVFGVYMGAAFAPNHKGMPIIEPGARLDFFTKQVRTSRNISGGWWVTIFMGGLNYQVEHHLFPNMPRPHLAKAREIVRDYCLANDVPYTETSLLKSYAIVIQYLNRVGLSAGADPFDCPAVAQFGRA; this comes from the coding sequence ATCTCCACATCTACGGTCGTCGAAACGACCAGCACCCTCGGACCGGTACGTCAGACATACGCGGGCAACGCTGATTTCCCGCCCATGGCACGCGCCTTCAAGAACGTGTCACAGGTCGTTCGCGAGATGGGCCTGTTGCAGCGCACCAAGTGGTTCTACCTGCTCAACGCAGTGGGCATCGCAGTCGCCCTCGGCGGTGCGGTGACCGGATTCATCCTGCTGGGCGACAGCTGGTTCCAGCTGCTCATCGCCGGCGCGCTCGGCATCATCTTCACGCAGATCGCCTTCGTCGCCCATGAGGCGGCGCACCGGCAGGTCCTCACCTCCGGGCCGGCGAACTTCCGGCTTGCGCGCGTCCTGGTCGGTCTCGTCGGGATGAGCTATTCCTGGTGGGACAACAAGCACACCAAGCATCACGGCAACCCGAACCAGGTGGGCAAGGACCCCGACATCGAAGTCGACACGGTCTCGTTCCTCGAAGAGGATGCCGCCAAGTCGCGAGGCCTGATCCGTCTGATCACCCGCAAGCAAGGGTGGCTGTTCTTCCCGCTGCTGACGCTCGAAGGCCTCAACCTGCACTACCTCGGCCTGAAGTACCTGCTCACGAAGAAGGACGTCAAGGGGCGCTGGATCGAACTGGGCCTCATCACCGCGCGTCTCGCCGCCGTTCTGGTACCGGTCTTCCTGATGCTCCCGCTCGGAATGGCGTTCGCCTTCATGGGCGTGCAGCTCGCCGTCTTCGGTGTCTACATGGGTGCCGCATTCGCACCGAACCACAAGGGCATGCCGATCATCGAGCCGGGCGCCAGACTGGACTTCTTCACCAAGCAGGTCCGCACCTCCCGGAACATCTCCGGCGGCTGGTGGGTGACCATATTCATGGGCGGCCTCAACTACCAGGTCGAGCACCACCTCTTCCCGAACATGCCGCGCCCGCACCTGGCGAAGGCCAGGGAGATCGTGCGCGACTACTGCCTCGCCAACGATGTGCCGTACACCGAGACCAGCCTTCTCAAGTCGTACGCGATCGTCATCCAGTACTTGAACCGCGTGGGACTCTCCGCGGGTGCCGATCCGTTCGACTGCCCTGCCGTGGCACAGTTCGGGCGGGCGTAG
- a CDS encoding ketopantoate reductase family protein, with amino-acid sequence MRVLMFGRGVISTIYGHALQEAGHDVEFHVRKGRAEQFGDEVVVDLIDARRSPLGMRSRLAVPTRLRESVGSADGFELVVLSVGHHHLEAAAEFLAPRIGDATVLVLGNVWDEPLAAVEPIPATQVVFGFPQAGGGFDDDGVLRGALMRTLIVGRSDTAPSARQLAVRGAFLQAGFTIREEKDMRGWLWLHFIADVGMHAQGHRHGGLANMIGDRRALRDAFLITRELLPVIQARGVDLRRHRRAILPFRLPAQTSAALAWASTRFAIAQVSLAAHTDPDAPEPRAVIRDALLETRRLGIPTPRLDAALSSEGVR; translated from the coding sequence ATGCGAGTTCTGATGTTCGGCCGGGGAGTGATCTCGACGATCTATGGTCATGCGCTGCAAGAAGCCGGACACGACGTGGAGTTCCACGTCCGCAAGGGCCGCGCCGAGCAGTTCGGCGACGAGGTCGTGGTGGATCTCATCGACGCACGCCGCTCACCGCTCGGCATGCGCTCCCGTCTCGCAGTCCCCACCCGGCTGCGAGAGTCCGTCGGATCAGCCGACGGGTTCGAGCTCGTCGTGCTCAGCGTCGGACATCACCACCTTGAAGCTGCTGCGGAATTCCTCGCTCCCCGAATAGGTGACGCGACGGTGCTGGTGCTGGGCAACGTGTGGGATGAGCCACTCGCTGCCGTCGAGCCGATTCCGGCGACCCAGGTCGTATTCGGGTTCCCGCAGGCCGGCGGCGGGTTCGACGACGATGGCGTCCTGCGAGGCGCCCTTATGCGCACCTTGATCGTGGGCAGGTCCGACACCGCACCCAGCGCACGGCAACTCGCCGTGCGAGGCGCGTTCCTACAGGCGGGGTTCACCATCCGAGAGGAGAAGGACATGCGAGGCTGGTTGTGGCTGCACTTCATCGCCGACGTCGGAATGCATGCTCAAGGCCATCGTCACGGCGGTCTGGCCAACATGATCGGCGACAGACGGGCCCTCCGCGACGCGTTCCTGATCACCCGAGAACTGCTGCCCGTGATCCAAGCGCGGGGCGTCGACCTCCGTCGGCACCGCCGTGCCATACTCCCCTTTCGCCTGCCTGCACAGACGAGCGCTGCGCTGGCATGGGCATCCACCCGCTTCGCAATCGCTCAGGTCAGCCTGGCGGCGCACACCGATCCGGACGCGCCCGAACCTCGCGCCGTTATCCGTGACGCATTGCTTGAGACTCGCCGGCTCGGCATCCCGACACCGCGACTCGACGCGGCCCTCTCCAGCGAAGGCGTCCGCTGA
- a CDS encoding TetR/AcrR family transcriptional regulator has protein sequence MAEVRAMRADARRNRDAIVAAARAAFDRGDQLRFDDFAGRAGVGVGTLYRHFPTREALAAAVYQDEVLALCECARESTGPAGEALEAFLRGFVDYVVVHAALARTLAALVGPHAQELGGSELERTVAELMDRAVADGAIREDVSSGAVMVVLHGIGSAVDRPLWASDSRAAIELLIDGITSR, from the coding sequence ATGGCCGAAGTGCGGGCGATGCGGGCGGACGCTCGCCGCAACAGGGACGCGATCGTGGCGGCCGCGCGGGCGGCGTTCGATCGTGGCGATCAGCTGCGCTTCGACGACTTTGCGGGCCGAGCGGGCGTCGGCGTGGGAACTCTCTATCGGCACTTCCCCACTCGAGAAGCGTTGGCGGCGGCGGTGTATCAGGACGAGGTGCTCGCCCTCTGCGAGTGCGCCCGTGAATCGACCGGGCCGGCGGGGGAGGCTCTCGAAGCGTTCCTACGAGGTTTCGTGGACTATGTCGTGGTGCATGCGGCACTGGCGCGGACGCTCGCAGCTCTGGTGGGTCCTCATGCCCAAGAACTCGGTGGAAGCGAGTTGGAGCGCACGGTCGCCGAACTGATGGATCGCGCTGTTGCCGACGGTGCCATCCGCGAAGACGTCTCATCGGGTGCAGTCATGGTGGTATTGCACGGCATCGGATCCGCGGTTGATCGTCCGCTCTGGGCGTCAGATTCGAGGGCGGCGATCGAACTGCTGATCGACGGGATCACGTCGCGCTGA
- a CDS encoding amidase, whose protein sequence is MTELHDLTANEQLVALRAREVSPVELTRHYLDRIMRLDDGLGAFVEVTADAALARAAALGDEAPEGALWGLPFADKDLVPRAGVPTRFGSRLHQDFVPDATADQAAVLDEAGGISLGKTNTPEFGLTGYTETQIAPPARDPWTPINGAGGSSGGAATAVAAGLLPLAPASDGGGSIRIPAATVGVVGIKPSRGRVPFASGLDSPGGLPVAGPIARTVADAALLLDVQVAGRRYSYATAAPGAGLFLNAATADTASARIGVTTVSPWDDSEDIRLDPEASRAVDVATALLADAGHGVDRFDWRPRGYAELFTTIWRTSAARMNLSDAELELVEPITAWLVREGRELTGAQVLEALAAATVFERETITAFALFDAVLTPALALPPQPVGWFHPTDASANFSQQVRYAPYSSFVNVAGLPAIVVPVTLSASGHPVSVQLIGRPGGEARIITLAAELGAQGRRVAATGCLARVAFGVQSAVPARVV, encoded by the coding sequence ATGACTGAGCTGCACGACCTGACGGCGAACGAGCAGTTGGTGGCGCTTCGTGCGCGCGAGGTCAGCCCTGTCGAGCTCACCCGGCACTATCTCGACCGCATCATGCGCCTGGACGATGGCCTCGGTGCCTTCGTCGAGGTGACAGCGGATGCTGCGCTCGCCCGCGCAGCGGCACTCGGCGACGAAGCGCCGGAGGGCGCGCTGTGGGGCTTGCCGTTCGCCGACAAGGACCTTGTTCCCCGCGCGGGTGTGCCGACGCGATTCGGCTCCCGGCTGCATCAGGACTTCGTGCCGGATGCGACCGCGGATCAGGCCGCGGTGCTCGACGAGGCCGGGGGCATCAGCCTCGGAAAGACGAACACTCCGGAGTTCGGCCTCACCGGCTACACCGAGACGCAGATCGCTCCGCCCGCGCGTGACCCGTGGACCCCGATCAACGGCGCCGGCGGATCGAGCGGCGGTGCCGCGACTGCGGTGGCTGCGGGGCTGCTTCCCCTGGCGCCGGCATCCGATGGCGGTGGGTCTATTCGGATTCCTGCTGCGACCGTCGGCGTCGTCGGCATCAAACCGTCGCGGGGGAGGGTGCCGTTCGCATCGGGTCTCGACAGCCCCGGTGGCCTGCCGGTGGCGGGGCCCATCGCGCGTACCGTGGCGGATGCCGCGTTGCTGCTCGATGTGCAGGTGGCCGGGCGACGGTACTCGTACGCGACGGCCGCGCCGGGTGCGGGGTTGTTCCTCAACGCAGCGACGGCGGATACGGCATCCGCTCGCATCGGCGTGACGACCGTCTCGCCGTGGGATGACAGCGAGGACATCCGGCTCGATCCCGAGGCATCGCGCGCGGTCGACGTCGCGACGGCGCTGCTCGCGGATGCCGGGCATGGCGTCGACCGGTTCGATTGGCGTCCGCGCGGCTATGCGGAGCTGTTCACGACCATCTGGCGCACGAGCGCCGCACGGATGAATCTCTCGGATGCAGAGCTCGAGCTCGTGGAACCGATCACCGCATGGCTCGTGCGCGAGGGCCGGGAGCTGACAGGGGCGCAGGTGCTCGAAGCGCTCGCCGCGGCGACGGTGTTCGAGCGCGAGACCATCACAGCGTTCGCCCTGTTCGATGCCGTGCTGACACCGGCGCTCGCGCTGCCACCACAGCCGGTCGGATGGTTCCACCCGACGGATGCGAGCGCGAACTTCTCGCAGCAGGTGCGCTACGCGCCCTACTCGAGCTTCGTGAATGTGGCAGGGTTGCCGGCGATCGTCGTGCCGGTGACGCTGAGCGCGTCAGGGCATCCGGTGAGCGTGCAGTTGATCGGTCGACCGGGCGGAGAGGCGCGGATAATCACGCTCGCCGCGGAGTTGGGAGCGCAGGGTCGGCGCGTTGCCGCGACCGGCTGCCTGGCGCGAGTAGCGTTCGGCGTTCAGTCGGCGGTACCCGCGCGGGTAGTGTGA